In the genome of Cercospora beticola chromosome 2, complete sequence, one region contains:
- a CDS encoding uncharacterized protein (BUSCO:EOG0926049S), which translates to MAAVTSLGVHTPVALPYLVAEGLLPRDPSKDLYQWETYVTETDGHEIEEEVLATKTVVVWSQGRFVRNVYRFDLEGENVSQALLTAFPTSSKLHVQADRISGTQRTPRKRLKLSSDALADHLKPTRPTLERALVVLLKTKAHIHFLRGASHIVNLPFEIDRAFAAPRGLLLQRKATSSSSTQASPLVPLAPPNSFLSPQHRMSQQSYLQSPTFSKSFASTKPAQPSPLGGDTKLESLFNSLTSASQKEGDEDVTNIYSLTGALSDLGVVTYSIQRHRPIRSGRQTSLNVEFEGLEPSERIIYVSSKDELSSYATSERDPLVLIATMNPNLNVVSIWHAWYLEQKSLNTLLKLRTENKAAKARRRSSFLSASAATGTATPAVRRRDAPRESFGVNLQPDATQGNPTSRKPTRQEEEESMAAQMDPDYRAAGSQQPAREGNRRVSSMNADVRASQTTVGASFAGTTGRRHTSFGGQKAGRRSLSQRKSRGSTASNVFSQSIGTDDDTMDLDSTIELDPEENFDAILQHIRNTYEISGVGTVFGSTDEGFKRDIVVRKLHSFSVGQQSMPRGNNSSDLAADNYTIATLSEVPSINGPNDPRVRVYLHDRRNSEVQHLALKVKYRPLYPDMPSGLAIPLPAITSESRMASCDDMVKLRDGSLQAILFANRGVQFSLDEQVPCPLLFDAPFRAHSGLGFALPADQGTEIGRNRLLASPQSPRSLQHVGPGGTFDVVGSDGIHHRRALRLRPSDPKIDRLITLCNIMLPKSHARAVRKTWCMAHAWLSQNPSSLENTAGSKELVAVVATIFTFVFGLLDDKARASIKLAKVATGKTSTSTSHSTPAGHSFDERHLEISPTWSWLPSSQHSSHLSSPRSREKRKDQLLVTAAVVADELASSVVQDTTHYDTITSTAVKLMLGLYVFREELSLTTLASDAHMTKHLAPVIAQIGSWLGLHDWGFSIASTYSPVDARDDDWATIKSRPVATPRLRLMERPISAYQWFENALRKTSPDRFPSLYSIAHLDVDGVNTKVSETVANMLTPTLVALSELLISSNGLTASPTRIVQLLAEKGFTITNLEALPESIAAPLMEAIVRCEREPPTTWRNDLLELVGRADLIVCDRRTSASLHRSTIASAAGTRDVLLACNAIEHPHAPAKTKEAGRHAITQLIFSDDRRMVEATSLMHFNTVQVGWCAKEDEWDEQKHFDMQRKVMHHVTTRMIALPAGDGMVHYDSQTPLLTEKFQLPGFSSSCLMQPMGHTLTADRSGLSEEKVNWAYFHAGVSVGIRISKSVKGIDTSWIAFNKPSELTNRHAGLLLALGLGGHLRHLAKWLSFKYLTPKHTMTSVGLLLGLSASYIGTMDALITKMLSVHITKMLPPGAADVNVSPATQTAGLLGIGLLYYNTQHRRMSEIMLSEIEYMEVEDPDSGPDPLRDESYRLAAGFALGLINLGKGNNLRGLHGMQLAERLLAMAVGPRPIHAVHVFDRATAGSVLALALVYMKSGETSVATKVDIPDTETQFDHVRPDILMLRAMARHVILWTSIVVRTDLKPGKVQETLNGGMGFANSTVHTFEKGWIGANLPRCYNDDRIQRIYQINSRKHKHDSAHIPLYYVLAGLAWALGLKYAGSGNLSARDELLSLLEWYESMNTGAFLYDAKITRAALCRCQDVVGVAAAVVMAGTGDLDVYRSLRPLHARLDAQTPYGSHMAAHTAIGILFLAGGTYTFGTSDLAIAALMISLHPIWPVEVNDNRVHLQAFRHLWVLAAEARCIVIEDVDTQRPIHLPIKITLKNGEVKEMRAPCLLPELDSIATVQTADPAYWRVTLDFVSNPQHLESFRKDQRVYVRRCPASEAHDSVFSAALAALTDMSLSAKPSVSSSAANAHAGAGGQAHWHDLLSLPAFQNLDHADKDLLLPAEVHSSVYTDERTTVVDDRLVLGNAVDSRKVEDLWNLRTLFAWAEREEERDKEGSNGVDEEDDGMKWLGREILQDLRAGIEERGRGA; encoded by the coding sequence ATGGCCGCCGTCACCTCGCTCGGCGTGCACACTCCGGTGGCGCTGCCATATCTGGTTGCTGAAGGCCTACTGCCGCGTGATCCCAGCAAGGATCTTTACCAATGGGAGACATATGTCACCGAGACCGATGGCCACGAaattgaagaagaagtgcttGCCACTAAGACCGTCGTCGTTTGGTCACAAGGACGCTTTGTACGCAATGTCTATCGATTCGATCTCGAAGGCGAAAATGTTTCCCAGGCACTTCTTACTGCATTTCCCACTTCTTCGAAACTTCACGTCCAGGCGGATCGCATCTCGGGAACACAAAGGACGCCTAGGAAACGACTCAAGTTGTCTAGCGATGCCTTGGCCGACCATCTGAAACCCACTCGGCCAACTCTGGAACGAGCGTTGGTCGTGCTGCTGAAGACCAAAGCCCACATTCATTTTCTCCGTGGCGCCAGCCATATAGTCAATCTACCATTTGAGATCGACAGGGCGTTTGCGGCACCTCGTGGACTCCTATTGCAACGCAAAGCGACAAGCAGCTCGTCAACTCAAGCATCGCCACTAGTACCTCTCGCCCCTCCCAACTCGTTTTTGTCTCCACAACATCGGATGTCGCAGCAGTCATACTTGCAGTCTCCAACGTTTTCGAAAAGCTTTGCTAGCACGAAACCCGCTCAGCCAAGTCCACTCGGCGGCGACACCAAACTCGAGTCTTTGTTCAATAGCCTCACTTCTGCATCTCAGAAAGAGGGTGATGAAGATGTGACGAACATATATTCTCTGACAGGTGCGCTGTCAGACCTTGGCGTTGTGACCTACTCGATACAGCGCCACAGACCGATCCGGTCCGGAAGACAAACCAGCCTGAATGTGGAGTTCGAAGGGCTCGAACCTTCGGAGAGGATCATCTACGTCTCCTCTAAGGATGAGCTATCCAGCTACGCAACATCTGAGAGAGATCCCTTGGTACTGATTGCAACAATGAACCCCAACTTGAACGTCGTTTCGATATGGCACGCCTGGTATTTGGAGCAGAAGTCGTTGAACACATTGCTCAAATTGCGAACCGAGAACAAAGCTGCGAAGGCGCGACGTCGGAGTTCGTTCCTAAGCGCAAGTGCTGCCACAGGAACTGCAACTCCAGCTGTCCGCCGTCGCGATGCCCCACGAGAGAGCTTTGGTGTGAATCTTCAACCAGACGCAACGCAGGGCAACCCCACGTCGCGAAAGCCCAccaggcaagaagaagaggagagtaTGGCCGCCCAGATGGATCCAGATTATAGAGCTGCAGGTTCTCAACAACCGGCGCGAGAAGGCAATCGCAGGGTCAGCAGCATGAACGCAGATGTCCGTGCCAGTCAAACCACTGTCGGCGCTAGTTTCGCTGGCACTACAGGCCGACGACACACATCCTTTGGCGGTCAGAAAGCTGGCCGGCGCTCCTTGAGCCAACGCAAAAGTCGAGGATCAACTGCAAGCAATGTTTTCAGTCAAAGCATAGGAACGGACGATGACACTATGGATCTCGATTCCACCATTGAATTGGATCCGGAGGAGAATTTTGATGCAATTCTACAGCATATCCGGAACACCTACGAGATTTCCGGAGTGGGCACTGTTTTCGGAAGCACTGATGAAGGCTTCAAGCGCGATATCGTGGTACGAAAGTTGCATTCCTTCTCCGTTGGCCAGCAGAGCATGCCTCGCGGCAACAATAGCAGCGACTTAGCTGCAGACAACTATACTATTGCGACGCTGTCTGAGGTCCCTTCTATCAACGGGCCAAACGATCCTCGCGTTAGGGTATATCTGCACGATCGACGGAACAGTGAAGTTCAGCACCTGGCGCTTAAAGTCAAATATCGTCCACTATATCCTGACATGCCTAGTGGCCTGGCAATACCATTGCCGGCCATCACTAGTGAATCTAGAATGGCATCATGCGACGATATGGTGAAGTTGCGAGATGGCAGCTTGCAAGCCATTTTGTTCGCGAACAGAGGCGTACAATTCTCTTTGGATGAGCAGGTGCCGTGTCCTTTGCTCTTCGATGCGCCGTTCCGAGCGCACAGCGGGCTTGGCTTCGCGTTGCCTGCAGATCAAGGCACAGAGATTGGCAGGAATCGTCTGCTTGCATCACCGCAATCCCCACGGTCTCTACAACATGTCGGCCCTGGCGGTACGTTCGACGTTGTTGGATCGGATGGCATACACCACCGCAGAGCGCTGCGCTTACGACCTTCCGATCCTAAGATCGACCGACTCATCACTTTGTGCAATATTATGCTGCCCAAATCGCACGCACGTGCAGTACGAAAGACGTGGTGCATGGCGCACGCCTGGCTCAGCCAGAACCCATCAAGCCTGGAGAACACGGCTGGAAGCAAAGAGCTTGTCGCAGTGGTCGCGACCATCTTTACTTTCGTTTTTGGACTACTCGACGACAAAGCCAGAGCATCCATCAAGCTGGCGAAAGTCGCAACTGGCAAGACTTCGACAAGTACTAGTCACTCTACCCCTGCTGGTCACTCGTTCGATGAGAGACATCTCGAGATATCCCCTACGTGGTCATGGCTCCCTTCGTCGCAACATTCCTCGCACCTATCGTCGCCCCGAAGTCGAGAGAAGCGGAAGGATCAGCTACTTGTCACGGCTGCAGTTGTCGCGGACGAGCTGGCGTCTAGTGTCGTGCAGGATACCACGCACTACGATACCATCACCTCGACTGCTGTGAAACTCATGCTCGGCCTTTACGTCTTTCGCGAAGAGCTTTCTCTCACAACGCTTGCTTCTGATGCACATATGACCAAGCATCTCGCGCCTGTCATCGCTCAAATTGGCTCATGGTTAGGGCTTCATGACTGGGGATTCTCGATCGCAAGCACTTACAGCCCTGTGGATGCTAGAGATGACGATTGGGCAACGATCAAGTCGAGGCCTGTAGCCACGCCACGATTGAGACTAATGGAACGACCGATCAGTGCATATCAGTGGTTCGAGAATGCCCTGAGGAAAACCAGTCCAGACCGCTTTCCTTCCCTCTACTCGATCGCGCACCTTGACGTCGATGGAGTCAATACGAAAGTGTCAGAGACTGTAGCGAATATGCTCACCCCGACTCTGGTAGCGTTGTCCGAGTTGCTGATCTCAAGCAATGGCCTGACCGCAAGTCCAACGAGGATAGTCCAACTTCTGGCAGAGAAGGGGTTCACAATCACTAACTTGGAGGCTTTGCCGGAATCTATAGCTGCACCTCTCATGGAAGCTATCGTGCGCTGTGAGAGGGAGCCGCCCACAACATGGCGCAATGACTTGCTAGAATTGGTTGGCAGGGCCGACCTCATTGTATGCGACCGTCGAACATCAGCCTCTCTCCATCGCTCGACAATAGCTTCTGCAGCGGGCACACGTGATGTGCTCCTGGCTTGCAACGCAATCGAACATCCGCATGCACCCGCTAAGACCAAAGAAGCTGGCAGGCATGCGATCACACAGCTCATCTTCAGTGATGATCGACGAATGGTAGAGGCCACGAGCTTGATGCATTTCAACACCGTCCAAGTTGGTTGGTGCGCAAAGGAAGACGAATGGGATGAGCAGAAGCACTTTGACATGCAACGCAAGGTCATGCATCATGTCACTACCCGCATGATCGCGTTACCAGCTGGAGATGGAATGGTCCACTACGACAGCCAGACACCGTTGCTGACGGAGAAATTCCAGTTGCCCGGCTTCAGTTCCTCATGTCTCATGCAGCCAATGGGACATACGCTGACAGCCGATCGGAGTGGGCTGTCTGAAGAAAAGGTGAACTGGGCGTACTTCCACGCAGGCGTGTCTGTGGGCATACGCATATCCAAGAGCGTCAAGGGCATTGATACCTCGTGGATTGCATTCAACAAGCCTAGCGAGCTCACCAATCGTCACGCCGGTCTCCTGCTAGCTCTTGGTCTGGGCGGTCATCTGCGGCATCTGGCGAAGTGGCTTTCGTTCAAGTATCTTACACCAAAACACACGATGACATCGGTCGGCCTTCTCCTTGGCCTCTCGGCGTCCTACATTGGCACGATGGACGCACTCATCACGAAAATGCTTTCTGTACACATCACGAAGATGTTACCTCCCGGTGCGGCAGATGTGAATGTCTCACCAGCAACACAGACTGCAGGCTTGTTGGGCATTGGCCTGCTCTACTATAACACCCAGCATCGCCGCATGTCTGAAATAATGCTCTCGGAGATAGAGTATATGGAAGTCGAGGATCCCGACAGTGGACCGGATCCATTGCGTGACGAGAGCTATCGTCTAGCTGCAGGATTCGCCTTGGGCCTGATCAACTTGGGTAAAGGCAACAACCTGCGAGGTTTGCACGGCATGCAGCTAGCAGAGCGTCTGCTCGCTATGGCTGTGGGGCCACGTCCCATTCACGCTGTGCATGTCTTCGATCGTGCCACTGCCGGTTCTGTCTTGGCACTCGCCCTAGTCTACATGAAATCTGGCGAGACTTCCGTGGCAACGAAGGTTGACATCCCTGACACCGAGACTCAATTCGATCACGTTAGACCTGATATACTCATGTTGCGCGCCATGGCCCGACATGTTATACTGTGGACCTCGATCGTAGTTCGAACAGACCTCAAGCCTGGGAAGGTGCAGGAAACGCTCAATGGAGGGATGGGCTTCGCCAACTCAACTGTTCATACCTTCGAAAAGGGTTGGATTGGTGCGAACTTGCCTCGATGTTACAATGACGATCGCATCCAGAGGATATATCAGATCAATTCCCGCAAGCATAAACATGACAGCGCACACATCCCTCTGTACTACGTTCTTGCTGGGCTTGCTTGGGCGCTAGGTCTGAAATATGCTGGCTCCGGCAATCTGTCTGCTCGAGACGAgcttctcagccttctcgAATGGTACGAAAGTATGAACACAGGCGCGTTCTTGTACGATGCTAAAATCACTCGAGCTGCACTGTGTCGCTGTCAAGATGTCGTCGGTGTGGCGGCAGCTGTTGTGATGGCTGGCACCGGGGATCTGGACGTATATCGTTCCTTACGGCCATTGCATGCACGTCTTGATGCTCAGACTCCGTATGGCTCGCATATGGCAGCACACACTGCGATCGGGATCTTGTTCCTCGCCGGCGGGACTTACACCTTTGGCACGAGCGACCTGGCGATTGCAGCTCTCATGATATCTCTGCACCCGATCTGGCCCGTTGAAGTCAACGACAATCGTGTTCATCTGCAAGCGTTCCGGCATTTGTGGGTTCTGGCAGCTGAAGCACGATGCATCGTCATCGAAGACGTCGATACCCAGCGACCTATCCACTTGCCGATAAAGATCACACTGAAGAATGGCGAAGTGAAGGAAATGCGAGCGCCTTGTCTGCTTCCGGAACTGGACAGCATCGCCACTGTACAAACTGCTGACCCAGCCTACTGGCGCGTCACACTGGACTTCGTCAGCAATCCTCAACACCTCGAATCTTTCCGCAAAGACCAGCGCGTCTACGTCCGACGATGTCCCGCCTCTGAAGCCCATGACTCGGTCTTCTCCGCTGCACTGGCCGCTTTGACGGACATGAGTCTATCCGCGAAACCGTCTGTCTCATCATCGGCTGCGAATGCTCACGCCGGTGCTGGAGGTCAGGCCCATTGGCACGATCTTCTGTCTCTTCCGGCTTTTCAGAATCTCGATCACGCAGACAAGGATCTTTTGCTTCCCGCTGAGGTCCATTCGTCTGTGTATACGGATGAGAGGACAACAGTTGTGGACGATCGATTGGTTCTCGGAAATGCGGTGGATAGTCGGAAAGTAGAGGATTTGTGGAATTTGAGGACGCTCTTCGCTTGGgcggagagggaggaggagagggatAAAGAGGGATCAAACGGGGtagacgaggaagatgacgGGATGAAGTGGTTGGGAAGAGAAATTTTGCAGGATTTGCGAGCGGGAATTGAGGAGAGGGGGAGAGGTGCGTAA